Proteins encoded within one genomic window of Cucumis sativus cultivar 9930 chromosome 3, Cucumber_9930_V3, whole genome shotgun sequence:
- the LOC101205323 gene encoding putative HVA22-like protein g — translation MLGELMVRCLLMLFGYAYPAFQCYKTVVQSRIEIRELQFWCQFWIIVAILTVVERIADTLVAWLPMYGELKLALFIYLWYPKTKGTGYVFQTLLRPLVDKHEVDIEQKMGDWRVKAWDLALFYWKNCTELSQSAIVQVFNYLASQPSRPAASAPPQTRRNEHHPTPSAPPAPPPPPNELPSFFRKPPRQSKDSSRSKARKWFPSAPLLGSNSRRSTGTTEEFDVQFPLHDQTNYFYEDQNHNQARFRGSKKTH, via the exons ATGTTGGGAGAGTTGATGGTTCGATGCCTTCT GATGTTATTTGGCTATGCATATCCAGCGTTTCAATGCTACAAAACCGTTGTACAGAGTCGGATCGAGATTCGCGAGCTTCAATTCTGGTGTCAATTTTG GATCATTGTGGCCATCTTAACAGTTGTTGAGAGGATTGCTGACACTTTAGTAGCATG GTTGCCTATGTACGGAGAGTTGAAGCTGGCCCTATTTATCTATTTGTGGTATCCAAAGACTAAg GGAACAGGGTATGTGTTCCAAACTTTGCTGCGGCCCTTGGTAGATAAACACGAAGTGGATATTGAACAGAAGATGGGGGATTGGAGAGTCAAGGCCTGGGATTTGGCCTTGTTCTACTGGAAAAACTGCACCGAATTGAGCCAATCAGCAATCGTCCAAGTTTTTAACTACTTGGCTTCTCAGCCCTCTAGGCCTGCAGCTTCAGCACCCCCACAAACAAGG AGGAACGAGCATCATCCAACTCCAAGTGCGCCACCAGCGCCACCGCCACCTCCAAACGAGCTGCCTTCGTTCTTCCGGAAACCTCCAAGGCAGAGCAAAGATTCGAGCAGGAGTAAGGCTAGGAAATGGTTTCCAAGTGCTCCTTTACTCGGTTCTAATAGTCGGCGTTCCACAGGCACGACGGAGGAATTTGATGTGCAATTTCCCCTCCATGACcaaacaaactatttttacGAAGATCAAAACCACAACCAAGCTCGATTCAGAGGATCGAAAAAAACCCATTAG
- the LOC101216860 gene encoding HVA22-like protein i: MLGDFLARFLLMIFGYAYPAFQCYKVVVKSPVQVQELLYWCQFWIIVAILTVVERIADAFVGWFPMYGELKLALFIYLWYPETMGSGYVFQQLLRPLVDNNDKDIEKMLLELRVKAWDLAIFYWNHCTELSQSAFVKVVNYLASQNNNPGSTSSAPSKKER; encoded by the exons atgttggGAGATTTCTTAGCTCGATTTCTTCT GATGATATTTGGGTATGCTTATCCAGCTTTTCAATGCTACAAGGTGGTGGTGAAATCCCCAGTTCAGGTTCAAGAGCTTCTATATTGGTGCCAATTTTG GATTATTGTGGCAATTTTAACAGTTGTTGAGAGGATTGCTGATGCTTTTGTGGGATGGTTTCCCATGTATGGAGAATTGAAGTTGGCTCTCTTTATCTATTTGTGGTATCCAGAGACTATG GGATCGGGGTATGTATTCCAGCAGTTGTTGAGGCCCTTAGTTGATAATAATGACAAAGACATAGAAAAGATGTTGTTGGAATTGAGAGTAAAAGCTTGGGATTTGGCTATTTTCTACTGGAACCATTGCACTGAGTTGAGCCAATCTGCATTTGTTAAAGTTGTTAATTACCTCGCTTCTCAAAATAACAACCCTGGTTCTACATCTTCAGCTCCATCTAAGAAGGAAAGGTGA
- the LOC101205559 gene encoding 2-Cys peroxiredoxin BAS1, chloroplastic, with translation MACSAASTALISSNPSSFPAKSNPPIASAPFSRTLALPKSFLGLRKSFQPSAPRSFSSSSSRGTRSRPSFSVRASSELPLVGNVAPDFEAEAVFDQEFIKVKLSEYIGKKYVILFFYPLDFTFVCPTEITAFSDRYDEFKQLNTEVLGVSIDSVFSHLAWVQTDRKSGGLGDLQYPLVSDVTKSISKSYGVLIPDQGIALRGLFIIDKEGIIQHSTINNLAIGRSVDETKRTLQALQYVQENPDEVCPAGWKPGEKSMKPDPKGSKEYFSAVA, from the exons ATGGCTTGCTCCGCCGCATCCACCGCCCTTATCTCCTCCAATCCTTCCTCCTTTCCCGCCAAGTCCAATCCTCCAATTGCTTCCGCCCCCTTTTCCCGAACCCTAGCTCTTCCCAAATCTTTCCTCGGTCTTCGCAAATCCTTCCAACCTTCCGCTCCTCGTTCcttctcctcttcctcctcccGTGGAACTCGTTCTAGACCGAGCTTTTCTGTCCGGGCTTCT AGTGAACTTCCATTGGTTGGAAATGTAGCACCAGATTTTGAGGCAGAGGCAGTTTTTGATCAGGAATTTATCAAG GTTAAACTTTCTGAGTACATTGGGAAGAAATATGTGATTCTATTTTTCTACCCATTGGACTTTACATTTGTTTGTCCCACAG AAATTACTGCTTTCAGTGATCGGTATGACGAATTTAAGCAGCTAAACACAGAGGTTTTGGGTGTTTCAATTGACAGTGTT TTCTCACATCTTGCGTGGGTCCAAACTGATAGAAAGTCTGGCGGCCTTGGTGATCTTCAGTATCCATTGGTTTCTGATGTCActaaatcaatttcaaaatcttatgGTGTGCTGATCCCAGATCAG GGAATTGCACTGAGAGGCCTTTTCATTATTGACAAGGAAGGGATTATCCAACACTCCACAATAAACAATCTTGCTATTGGTCGGAGCGTTGACGAGACAAAGAGAACTCTGCAA GCCTTGCAATATGTGCAGGAGAACCCCGACGAAGTCTGCCCTGCTGGATGGAAACCCGGGGAGAAGTCAATGAAGCCAGACCCCAAGGGTAGCAAAGAATACTTTTCTGCCGTTGCTTAA
- the LOC105434978 gene encoding uncharacterized protein LOC105434978, which produces MDDTSALKPDSPFSNLRRRNSITVPVAVPSKLNLLAATKSSRGAEASPRLPLAFELVPIKSSSSESSPSLAYTSLKDILPSPTASSSPTAVSAANSGYEISIRNRLVKQAAWAYLQPMSSSPGSSGPHLLRRIWLRFSACLSFLNLPIISSITNAFDRIFRVVGINFV; this is translated from the coding sequence ATGGACGACACCTCCGCTCTAAAACCAGACTCACCGTTCTCCAACCTCCGCCGGAGAAACTCCATCACGGTCCCCGTCGCCGTCCCATCTAAATTAAACCTTCTCGCCGCCACCAAGTCCTCCCGCGGTGCCGAAGCTTCCCCGCGGTTACCCTTGGCTTTCGAGCTCGTCCCAATAAAATCCTCTTCCTCTGAGTCGTCTCCTTCCCTTGCATACACTTCCCTCAAAGACATTTTGCCGTCGCCCACCGCCAGCAGCTCCCCCACCGCCGTCTCTGCTGCGAATTCAGGGTACGAGATCTCGATCCGCAACCGCCTAGTGAAGCAGGCGGCGTGGGCTTATCTTCAGCCGATGTCTTCCTCTCCAGGCTCCTCTGGACCTCACCTCCTCCGCCGTATTTGGCTTAGATTTTCAGCTTGTCTTAGCTTCCTCAACCTGCCCATAATTTCAAGTATAACCAACGCTTTTGATCGGATATTTCGCGTTGTTGGGATCAATTTTGTCTAA